The Primulina eburnea isolate SZY01 chromosome 8, ASM2296580v1, whole genome shotgun sequence genome contains a region encoding:
- the LOC140840029 gene encoding transcription factor LHW-like, with amino-acid sequence MGYLLKEALKTLCGLNQWSYAVFWKIGYRNPNLLVWEECYYDPNSYSRPQDFDASWVATPTSNFQSQYHAGEKVSLLINKMMMENQVYIVGKGLVGKVAFTGNHQWILSEIFCGEAHPPGVLNEVHQQFSAGIKTVAVVPVLPHGVVQFGSYLTMEENLGFVHDVTTLVFQQGEVPGVLPSDNYMSKESARRFGVPVCHGSPAPVDSSLDFSTICASSLIADGLNHVKSSFQTSLLDSQASDSFTAEIRNDLQTTVAAFQSFNSSLSRMKPRDYDHTATIAHMLKAEVTPSNSEIWMNQHTPLYVPRSTVDFPSSTCLLNRGSISCIEQSDSGCQGPLNSLCGVSLPTLRKTSISTSCSNEGVSMPCNVETLSRIDSFLNASRMVNESITSKSSDSVGINNVNLLKREVSFSDSPDHLRTNSLLGNSSCIRYYLTDKTLVENENDFYTANEEFNINQTHDISPSQHNKNRNMVTQPIPSLVEDDKKHKSEDQSHTVSDTKYDESYVQSESGDDLFDILGSDFKNKMFSSRWKSCKSPPNTHDSNMNIPSKKSLVSSEIYAGQGNLDNGIFSSGPDQLLDAVVSNVHSAVKPILGDNVSRGTTLTNASSSSRPSTGFSYSQCGVFNQMKGELPGVQKYVAKAGTMSPCSLRNACSKEDSGTCSRISSVYGSQISSLIEMGHDMNPNNSVSTGCSKKPDETTKPNRKRLRPGENPRPRPKDRQMIQDRFKELRQIVPNGAKCSMDSLLERTIKHMLFLQSVTKHADKLKQTGEPKIIDKGGSLLLKNNFEGGATWAYEVGSQSMVCPLIVEDLNQPRQMLVEMLCEERGSFLEIADIIRGLGLTILKGVMETRNGKIWARFAVEANRDVTRMEIFLSLVHLLEQSSKSCIPQANDISCDKTIGEQVHHAASLPVTGVSHNFH; translated from the exons CCTTTTAGTATGGGAAGAATGTTATTACGATCCAAACTCTTATTCGAGACCTCAAGATTTCGATGCTTCATGGGTTGCGACCCCCACCAGCAACTTCCAGTCCCAATATCATGCTGGAGAGAAAGTGTCTTTGCTTATAAACAAGATGATGATGGAAAATCAAGTTTATATTGTGGGAAAAGG ATTAGTTGGAAAAGTTGCTTTCACTGGTAACCATCAATGGATACTTTCTGAAATTTTTTGTGGAGAAGCCCATCCGCCAGGG GTTCTAAATGAGGTACACCAGCAATTTTCAGCTGGCATAAAG ACTGTTGCAGTTGTTCCTGTTCTTCCCCACGGTGTTGTTCAATTTGGTTCATACTTGACG ATGGAAGAGAACTTGGGATTCGTACATGATGTGACAACATTAGTATTTCAACAGGGAGAGGTACCTGGTGTCTTGCCATCTGATAATTATATGTCAAAAGAGTCTGCTCGAAGATTTGGGGTTCCAGTGTGTCATGGAAGCCCCGCTCCTGTTGACTCGTCTCTTGACTTCAGTACGATATGTGCTTCTTCACTCATCGCGGACGGTCTTAACCATGTTAAAAGCTCATTTCAAACCTCACTTCTTGACAGTCAAGCATCTGATTCATTTACTGCAGAAATTCGAAATGACTTGCAAACTACTGTTGCAGCATTTCAATCCTTTAACTCGAGTCTGAGTCGTATGAAACCCCGGGATTACGATCATACAGCAACGATTGCTCATATGTTAAAAGCTGAAGTTACACCCTCAAATTCGGAAATATGGATGAACCAGCATACTCCTCTCTACGTCCCAAGGTCCACTGTCGATTTCCCCTCTAGCACATGCTTGTTGAATCGTGGCAGTATAAGTTGCATTGAACAATCGGATAGTGGCTGTCAAGGCCCTTTAAATAGCCTCTGTGGCGTTTCTTTGCCTACTCTGAGAAAAACTTCTATCTCCACTTCTTGTTCCAATGAAGGCGTGTCCATGCCCTGTAATGTGGAAACATTGTCAAGGATAGACTCTTTCTTAAATGCGAGCAGGATGGTTAATGAAAGTATCACTTCCAAGAGTTCAGATTCTGTTGGGATTAACAATGTGAATTTGCTGAAAAGAGAGGTCTCTTTCTCCGATTCCCCTGACCATTTGAGGACAAATTCCTTGCTAGGTAATAGCTCTTGCATCCGATACTATCTCACGGACAAAACGTTGGTGGAAAATGAAAATGACTTCTATACGGCTAATGAAGAATTCAACATAAATCAAACTCATGACATTTCTCCATCGCAGCACAACAAAAATCGAAATATGGTTACGCAGCCAATTCCTAGTTTAGTTGAAGACGACAAAAAACATAAATCGGAAGATCAGAGTCATACAGTGAGTGATACCAAGTACGATGAATCGTACGTTCAATCTGAGTCTGGAGATGATCTATTCGATATTTTGGGATCAGATTTTAAGAATAAGATGTTTAGCAGTCGCTGGAAGAGTTGTAAATCACCCCCAAACACGCATGATTCAAATATGAATATTCCTTCTAAGAAGAGTCTGGTGTCTTCGGAAATATATGCTGGCCAAGGAAACTTGGATAATGGGATTTTCTCATCTGGCCCTGACCAACTCTTGGATGCGGTAGTCTCTAACGTTCACTCTGCTGTAAAGCCAATCCTGGGTGATAATGTTTCTCGCGGGACAACATTGACCAATGCAAGCAGCTCCTCGCGACCCAGCACTGGATTTTCATATAGTCAGTGCGGGGTTTTTAACCAGATGAAGGGAGAGTTACCTGGTGTTCAGAAATACGTTGCAAAGGCAGGAACGATGAGTCCTTGTTCTTTGAGAAATGCTTGTTCCAAGGAAGATTCAGGAACCTGTTCTCGGATTAGTTCTGTTTACGGATCACAAATAAGTTCATTGATTGAAATGGGTCATGACATGAACCCAAATAATAGCGTGTCTACTGGATGCTCCAAGAAACCTGATGAAACAACCAAACCAAATCGCAAGAGGCTTAGGCCTGGAGAAAATCCAAGACCTAGGCCAAAAGATCGGCAAATGATCCAAGATCGTTTCAAGGAGTTGAGGCAAATTGTGCCAAATGGTGCAAAG TGTAGCATGGATTCTCTTTTGGAACGCACAATCAAACACATGCTTTTCTTACAGAGTGTTACAAAACATGCTGATAAGCTAAAGCAAACTGGAGAGCCCAAG ATTATTGACAAAGGTGGCAGTTTGCTGTTGAAAAATAACTTCGAAGGAGGAGCAACATGGGCCTATGAAGTAGGCTCACAATCTATGGTTTGTCCTCTCATAGTTGAAGATCTGAATCAACCCCGTCAAATGCTTGTGGAG ATGCTCTGTGAAGAAAGAGGTTCCTTTCTAGAAATAGCCGACATAATTAGAGGCCTGGGGCTAACCATATTAAAAGGGGTCATGGAAACTCGGAATGGCAAGATATGGGCACGCTTTGCTGTAGAG GCCAATAGAGATGTTACGAGGATGGAAATCTTTCTCTCATTAGTCCACCTTCTGGAGCAAAGCTCGAAAAGCTGCATTCCGCAAGCCAATGACATCAGCTGCGATAAAACAATTGGTGAACAAGTTCACCATGCCGCGTCTCTTCCAGTGACTGGTGTATCCCATAACTTCCACTGA